GTGTTGGTCCCGTAGCAAATATTAATGATGATCCGACCGTCGATAATGCCATCGCAGATCAAACAGCGACAGAAAATAGCTTATTTATTTTTACCTTTGCGGCTGACGCCTTTGGCGACGTCGATGCCGGAGACACGCTGAGTTACACTGCGCAGCTTGTCGGTGGTGGGGCTCTACCTAGTTGGCTCGTTTTTGTCCCAAGTGCGCGTACCTTTGGTGGCTTTCCGTTAAATGGGGATGTAGGTACGCTTAGCATCGAGGTCATCGCTGATGATGGTAATGGCGGCACACCCGCGGTGGACAGCTTTGACTTGGTGGTCGGTAATATCAATAACGACCCCACCGTTGACAATGCCATTACTAATCAAAGTGCAACAGAAGACAGTCTGTTCAGCTTTACCTTTGCGGCCAATACCTTCGGTGATGTCGATGTTGGCGATACCCTGACTTATAGGGCGCAGCTGGCAGGCGGTGGCACTTTACCGACCTGGCTCAGTTTTAACCCGTTGACCCGCACCTTTGAAGGCACGCCACTTAATGGGGATGTCGGCACGCTGAGTATCGAACTGATCGCCGATGACGGTAATGGCGGCACAGCTGCGATAGAAAGCTTCGATATTGTGGTGGCGAATACCAATGATGACCCTACCGTCGATAATGCCATTACTAATCAAAGTGCAACAGAAGACAGTCTGTTCAGCTTTACCTTTGCGGCCAATACCTTCGGTGATGTCGATGTTGGCGATACCCTGAGCTACAGCGCACAACTGGCCGGTGGGGGAGCATTACCCAGCTGGCTGAGCTTTAACCCGGTGACCCGCACCTTTGAGGGCATACCCTTAAATGCCGATGTCGGCACCCTAAGCATCGAACTGATCGCGGATGACAGCAATGGTGGAACAGCTGCGATAGAAAGCTTCGATATTGTGGTGACGAATACCAATGATGATCCTACCGTCGATAATGCCATTACTAATCAGAGTGCAACGGAAGACAGTCTGTTCAGCTTTACCTTTGCGGCCAATACCTTCGGTGATGTCGATGTTGGCGATACCCTGAGCTACAGCGCACAACTGGCCGGTGGGGGAGCATTACCCACCTGGCTGAGTTTTAACCCGGTGACCCGCACCTTTGAGGGCACGCCCCTCAATGGGGATGTCGGCACGCTGAGTATTGAACTGATCGCCGATGACGGTAATGGCGGCACAGCTGCGATAGAAAGCTTCGATATTGTGGTGGCGAATACCAATGATGATCCTACTGTCGATAATGCCATTAATAATCAGAGTGCAACGGAAGACAGTTTGTTCAGCTTTACCTTTGCGGCCAACACGTTCGGTGATGTCGATGTTGGCGATACCCTGAGCTACAGCGCACAACTGGCCGGTGGGGGAGCATTACCGACCTGGCTGAGCTTTAATCCGGTTATTCGCACCTTTGAGGGCACGCCCTTGAATGCCGATGTAGGTACCCTAAGCATCGAACTGATCGCGGATGACAGTAATGGTGGAACAGCTGCGATAGAAAACTTTGATATTGTGGTGACGAATACCAATGATGACCCTACCGTCGATAATGTCATTACTGACCAGAGTGCAACGGAAGACAGTTTGTTCAGCTTTACCTTTGCGGCCAATACCTTCGGTGATGTCGATGTTGGCGATACCCTGAGCTACAGCGCACAACTGGCCGGTGGGGGAGTATTACCGACCTGGCTGAGCTTTAATCCGGTGACCCGCACCTTTGAGGGCACGCCCTTGAATGCCGATGTAGGTACCCTAAGCATTGAATTGATCGCGGATGACAGTAATGGTGGAACAGCTGCGATAGAAAGCTTCGATATTGTGGTGGCGAATACCAATGATGATCCCACCGTCGATAATGCCATTACTGATCAGAGTGCAACGGAAGACAGTTTGTTTAGCTATACCTTTGCGGCCAATTCCTTCGGTGATGTCGATGTTGGCGACACCCTGAGCTACAGCGCACAACTGGCCGGTGGGGGAGTATTACCGACCTGGCTGAGCTTTAATCCGGTGACCCGCACCTTTGAGGGCATACCCTTAAATGCCGATGTCGGCACCCTAAGCATCGAACTGATCGCGGATGACAGCAATGGTGGAACAGCTGCGATAGAAAGCTTCGATATTGTGGTGGCGAATACCAATGATGATCCTACCGTCGATAATGCCATTACTGATCAGAGTGCAACGGAAGACAGTTTGTTCAGCTTTACCTTTGCGGCCAATACCTTCGGTGATGTCGATGTTGGCGATACCCTGAGCTACAGCGCACAACTGGCCGGTGGGGGAGTATTACCGACCTGGCTGAGCTTTAATCCGGTGACCCGCACCTTTGAGGGCATACCCTTAAATGCCGATGTCGGCACCCTAAGCATCGAACTGATCGCGGATGACAGCAATGGTGGAACAGCTGCGATAGAAAGCTTCGATATTGTGGTGGCGAATACCAATGATGATCCTACCGTCGATAATGCCATTACTGATCAGAGTGCAACGGAAGACAGTCTGTTCAGCTTTACCTTTGCGGCCAATACCTTCGGTGATGTCGATGTTGGCGATACCCTGAGCTACAGCGCACAACTGGCCGGTGGGGGAGCATTACCCAGCTGGCTGAGCTTTAACCCGGTGACCCGCACCTTTGAGGGCATACCCTTAAATGCTGATGTCGGCACCCTAAGCATCGAACTGATCGCGGATGACAGCAATGGCGGCACGCCTGCGGTAGAAAGCTTTAATCTTGAGGTTGTGCCAAATGAAGCGCCCGTTGGGGATGTCTCAATAACTGGTTCTCCAGTTATAGGTCAGGTATTGACGCTGGATAATACGATTACTGACGCGGATGGTCTGGGGCCTTTTAGTTATCAATGGTACAGAGATGGTTTGCCAATTCCGGGTGCTACAGCAGCAGAATATACCTCCACTGCTTTGGATAGTGGTGCAGATATTAATGTTATTGTCAGCTATACAGACGCATTAGGTAATGATGAACAAGTCGTTAGTGCTTTAGTTAGTATAGCGGTACCCGTGGAAGATATTATTTTAGTAGAGCCTGTCGAAAATGAGCCAGACGACCCTGATGATGAAGAGAGTTCTGTTTTAGCAGTTTCTGCTGATGCTGACGAACCCGCGATAGCGTCTGAAGTGGTTTCTGTAACACCGGAGGCCGTCACCGTTCAATTTCATTCGCCTAAGCTAATTTCAAGTCTTGTCGATCAAGCTTATGAACTACCTTCAACATTGAATGAAGCAATTAAGCACCAGGTCTCTGTGTCACAACTTCAACCTATATTAAGTCTGCTTGCCGAGCCGATACAGTTACAAAGCTTAGGGGGCTTTATAGATGGGTTGGAAAATTTAGAAAAAGGAGCTGATGAGCAAGTAGCTCTTGAAACAGCCCTGATAGGGGGATCAATTGCGATCTCTTCAGGGTTGTCTGTGGGCTATGTTATCTGGCTTGCCCGGAGTGGCGTTTTGTTGAGCTCTGTTTTAACCGCATTGCCAGCCTGGCGCTTCATTGATCCTTTGCCGATATTGGCAACACTCTCGTCTGATGATGATTCGAAGAAAAAGGATATGGCGGATAACGAATCTCTGGATGACATTGTGGACCATGAAAAAGAACCAGCTGAGTCAGATGACGAAGATGATTTAGACGATTCGGATAACACAGGAAAAGATAAAACATGAGCTGGTTAAAACGCTTATTCTCAGTTCGTAGTACGACCAGCAGGATCGCTTTTGGTCAGGTTAGTATGCTGATTAGCGTGACTTTAGTTGCCATTATACTGGGAATACTGCCTGACTTTTTAGGTACTCGCTTAAAAGACCGGGTATCGCTGGCAGAAGCGATTGCTGCGAATAGCTCTGTTTTAATTACACAAACGGATCTGATTCGACTGGAAAGTGTTTTGAATCTGGTTGTCGAGCGAAATGACGAGTTGTTATCTGCGGGAGTTCGTCGGGCTGATAATCGTCTGGTGGTGAATATCTCTAATCATCAAACAGATTGGAACAAAGGTCTCAATGAAGAGGCTATTGATCAACAGATGATTGTTCCAATTATTGCAGGCCGCCAACAGTGGGGAGCCTTAGAACTCAAGTTTAAACCGCTTTACGGTGAAGGAATTCTGGGCTTTTATCATCGTCCTACTGTTCAATTTATTCTTTTCTGTGGTGTGATCCTTTATCTGCTTTATTTTTTATACCTAACCAAAATGTTAAAACAACTCGATCCATCTCAGGCAGTACCTGATCGTGTACGTGCCGCATTGGACACGATGGCGGAAGGCTTGATTGTACTGGATCGTAAAGCCCAGATAGTACTGGCGAATCAGGCTTTTTCGGATCTATTGAGCAGATCATCATCTTCTCTAATGGGATTTGAAGTTGATAAATTGCCCTGGCAACTCAAAGAAGACGCTTCAACCGATGATTTTCCATGGTTAGCTGCGATGAATACCGGTAAGGCTGAAATGAATCAGACGGTTCGATTGGAACTTGAGGACGGGGTGCGAACTTTCATGGTGAATTGCTCCCCTGTCCTGGCTGATGAAGGTAAAGCGGGCGGTGTGTTGGTTAGCTTTGATGATATTACACAACTGGAAGAGCAGGAAGTGGAGCTGCGCCGTTCTAAAGCTGAAGCTGAACAAGCAAACCGGGCTAAGAGTGATTTCCTCGCGAATATGAGCCATGAAATTCGTACGCCTATGAATGCGATTCTTGGTTTTACGGAGGCACTTAAGCGAGGTTACGGTAAGAATGAACAGAATAATGAGCACTATCTGAGTACTATTTTGGTTAACGGTGAACACCTTCTTAATCTTATTAACGATATTCTCGATCTGTCTAAAGTTGAGGCGGGTCATCTCGATGTAGAATCGGTTGCCCTCAAACCCTATCAGATTATCAGCGAAGTGATTCAGGTTATGAGTGTTAAAGCTCAGGAGAAGGGAATCGCGCTTGCTTATCGTCCGGAAGGGAGTATCCCGGAAACGCTGATGTCAGATCCAGCCCGTTTCAGGCAGATAATCACTAATCTGGTAGGTAATGCGATTAAGTTTACAGAGGCAGGGGGAGTGACTGTTGTAACCCGCATGGATACACAACAGAATAAATTGATAACTGAAGTCAGGGATACTGGCATTGGAATGACCGCAGAGCAGGCAATTTCTGTATTTGACCCTTTTGTTCAGGCGGATAGCTCAATTACTCGCCGTTTTGGCGGGACGGGTCTGGGCCTGGCTATTAGTAAAAAGTTTGCTGAGGCCATGGAGGGAGAGATTTACGCCAGAAGTGAGCCTGAAAAAGGTAGTCAGTTTTATTTAGAGCTTAATGTTAAGACAGATGGTCCCGTTGCGCTAATTAGTGCAGAAGAGATTAGTGAATTAAAGCAAAGCGAAGCAACACTGAATGTTGCGCGTTGGAAATTTCCTGATGCCAGTGTACTAGTGGTTGATGACGGAATAGAAAATCGAGAGTTAATAAGCCTGGTTTTGTCAGAACAGGGTATTAAAACAGACGGGGCCGCTGACGGTGTTGAGGCATTAGAAAAGCTGGCGGTTAACCAATATGATCTGGTTCTGATGGATGTACAGATGCCGAGAATGGATGGCTATACTGCTGCTCGAGAAATCCGTAAGAAAGAGATGACTCTTCCGGTGATTGCACTAACTGCTCACGCAATGAAAGGGATAGAACAAAAATGTCTTGATTCAGGATACTCAGGCTATATGAGTAAGCCAATTAATATCGATAAACTGATTCAGTTACTAGTTCATGAGTTAGATGCTGAGCCGCTGAGCGAAGCCTGTAATGATGATCGGGCATTAGATAATGGAACAGTGGGAGTCTCTTATCATTCGTCTTCGCCCAATCAATCAATATCAGCGTTGACATTAGACGATAGCTCTCAACTTTCCCCTCTTTATTCTGAGCTGGGGGCCTCAAATCCTAAATTTGAAAAAATTGTCGCACGCTTTATTGTGCGGGTAAACGATGTTTATAAGCAGATACAGAGTTGTTCTACGCAACAGGATTTTACTGTTCTCAGGGCGCATGCGCACTGGTTGAAAGGCTCGGCAGGGTCCGTTGGATTTCCTGGGCTGACTGATTTAGCAGTAAAACTGGAGCAGACAGCCATAAAACAGGAGGTTGCTGGAACTGAGATGTTGGTCGCTGCTATCGGTGTAATGATAAAGCGCATCAATCTGGCGAAAGATAATCCAAATGGCATTAATAGTCTTTCGACGCAGACAGACAACCAATGGGTTATACCTGAAACAGTCACCTCTGAGTTAGCAAGTCAGGGGGAGAAATTCAGGTTAATAGCAGTCAAGTTTGTAGCTAAACTTGAACATCAAATAACTCAGATGAAACAGGAATTAGACGGTAATGATTTTAGCGCGTTAGCTGATCTTGCGCATTGGCTGAAAGGCGCAGGAGGCTCTGTTGGTTTTCCGGTGTTCACAGAGATAGCAAAAGCGCTTGAAAAAGCGGCACAAGCAGAAAACGGACCGGAATGTGAGACATTGATAGCCACTGTTGATGAAATACATAAAAGGATCAATCTATGATCATGCTATCTGATTTGGAAAGCACGTTATGAATGAATCAAATAAACTAATAGCTAATCCAAACGCACGAAGCGAGTTTCAAAATGCGCTAATTATGATGGTAGATGATGAACCTATCATGATGGAAATCGTACAGGCCCATCTTGAAGATGCCGGCTATAGTGAGTTTATCAGTGTAGAAGATTCCCGGGAGGCGTTCGATGTACTGACGCATCGAAGACCGGATATTCTGTTTCTGGATCTTGTGATGCCTGAAGTGAGTGGTTTTGATGTACTGCGCCGTATTCGTGACTACGATGAATTTGCTTATCTACCGGTAATTGTCCTGACTTCATCAACGGACTCCGCCTCTAAACTTAAAGCGCTTGAATTGGGTGCTACGGATTTTCTATCTAAACCGGTAGATGCCAGTGAGTTGAAGCTTCGATTACGCAATACTCTGACGGTGAAAGCCTATGTTGACCAGTTAGCGTCGTCAGACGCATTAACCGGCCTGCCAAACCGAAAGTCAATACATGAGAAAATTATCTGGTCACTAAAATATGATCAGATGCATAGTTATAAAACGGCGTTATTGAATATTGGTCTCGATCGCTTTGGGGAAATTAACGAATCTTTAGGGGTCCATAATGGAGACCTGCTTTTAAAGCAGGTTGCACAACGAATCAGATCAGTCATCGATCAACGAAATAAGTTACTGGCGACAAATCACCGAGAAACGGAATTGACCATAGCGCGTTTATCAGGAGATGAATTTGGTGTACTTGTTCCTTCATTTTATCAGGATGAGCATGCGGCTTCGTTAGCGACACAGCTGAGAAGTGAATTAGGGAAAGTTTACCGAATAGATAATCATGACCTGTATGTATCAGCTTCAATCGGCATTGCAGTAGCGCCTGAAGATGGATTATTAAGTGATGACCTTATAAAAGCCGCAGGTACGGCAATGCGTCAGGCCAAGCAAGGAGGGGCAACCAACGGCTTCTGTTTTTACTCAGGCACTTCAAGTTCAGACTTGCAGGAGAAACTTGAACTAGAAACTGACCTGCATACCGCTTTGGAAAATGATGAGTTAATGCTGTTTTATCAACCTAAAGTCGATTTGATAACAAAGCAGGTTACCGCTGCTGAAGCATTAGTTCGATGGAATCACCCGACGAAAGGATTTATCTCCCCTGTACAGTTTATTCCGCTGGCTGAAGAGAACGGCTTGATTTTATCGATCGGTGACTGGGTATTGAATGAAGCATGTAAACAGGCGGAAATCTGGCGGCGCGCTTCAATGCCCGATATCAAAGTATCGGTAAATGTATCTGGCCAACAGTTTAAAGAGGCTACCTATCAGGCCAGGGTTCAAGAAGCGTTGAAGAACTCAGAATTACCGCCATCATTACTGATGCTGGAAATGACAGAGAGTCTGGCAATGAGTGATGTTGAGTCAAGCATTGAGCTTTTTGAAGGATTGAAAACGTTAGGGGTTGGTTTATCTATTGATGATTTCGGTACCGGTTATTCTTCTTTGAGTTATCTGAAAAAATTTCCGTTGGATGAGCTAAAAGTGGATCGGTCTTTTATTACAGGGATTCCGGAAAATAAAGATGAGATTCAGTTAGTACAAGCGATTATCGCGATGGCTAAAGCGTTAAGGTTATCTGTCGTTATTGAGGGGGTAGAAACTGCTGCTCAGCTTAACCTGTTACAAGCGACTCAAAGTGACTTGATTCAGGGGTTCCTTTTCAGTAAACCTCTGCCTGCAGATGAGTTTTCTGAGTATGTGATGAGTAATGTTTCACAGGCTTCGTTCTAAGTTTTCTCTATCTAAAGAGGGTCCGGTGAATTGACTACTGTTTGACCATAAGTACGCTTTATGTGGCACGCTATACCTGTTCAGCTGTTTTTATAAGTTATATAGCTATTAATCATCCCCAAAACTGGTACAAATATTGTTTTTTTGTTTTAGTTCTTCATTATAGTGAGTAATAACAGTGGTTAGATTAAAGTCGGCTGTTAGCGAGTTAAGCTTCACAGACTGAATTATTAGGAGTATCTACATTGCGTAAACTGTCAGGAGTACTACTCCTAACCGCTTTTTTCAGTACGAATAGTTACGCGGTGGCTAGCGGTGCAGATTTGATTAAAGAACTGTTAGATGCAGGCCGTTATAGTGAAGCGTATGCACTGGCTATGACCTATCTGAGTGGCAGTGAAGGTGATCCTGAATTTGATTTTCAGTATGGTGTGGCCGCGATTGATAGTGGTAATGCCAGTGAAGGAGTATTCGCACTTGAACGGGTGGCATTTACTGACCCTGACAATCCATTGGTCAGACTTGAGTTAGCGCGTGGCTATTACTTATTGAATCAGTTTGAAAAAGCTAAGCAGCTTTTTGAACAGGTTTTGCAACTATCCCCTCCCAAAAATGTACAGATACGTATAACAAAGTATCTACAATTAATTGAGAGAAATTCTTTTCCTATTACAAAGATTGCTGGTTTTGTTGAGATCTGGCGTGGGTTTGATAGCAATATTAATTCAGCACCAGAGTCTCAGACGGATTTAGTGACGTTGTCCGAAGATGCTCTTGGCCGGGGCGATCAGTTTAATCGAATACATCTTAAGGGAAGTATCGATCATCAGTATCAGACAGATAGAAAACTGGATTTTAGTTTAAGTGGCAATTTCCGCTATTACGATACCGAGAGTGAACAGGACTATAGCACCGTTTCAATTAACGGAGGCCATACATGGACGGATCAAAAAGAGAGGTATCGCCTGGGTGGGGTGATGCAGAAGTATATGCGTGATGGTCAAAGTTATCGTGACCTCCTGGGTATTAACGCAAGCTGGACATATTTACCGAATAATGACTCCCAGCTAAGGCTATCAACCGGGGTTAGTTCTCTTGATTATGTTGATTCCAGTTGGAAAGACGCCACGCAATATCATCTGCAGGGTAACTACTTTTTGGCTGTAGAGGGTAACTGGCAGCCTGTTTGGTTTGCTGGTCTTTTTGTTGGTGAAGAAACCCCTGATACGGCAGGAATATTGGCGGATTCTCAGGTAGATAGGTTTTTCTGGGGATCAAATGTCGGGGTGCAGCTTCGGCCGGGCTCTGGTCTGATACTAACTCCTGTGATCACTTATCAGTCCAGTCGCTATAAAGGAGAAGACTGGTTGTATGCTGTGAAACGTCAGGATGATTTTGCGATGTTGAATATAAATCTTGAATGGGCATTGGATAATAATTGGGACTTGCTCGCCAATTTAAGCTCAAACCATGCAGATTCAAATATTGAGTTGTATGAATACGATCGTCAGCAGGCAATGCTCGGTCTGCGATACAGTTTTAAGTGAGGTAAGGTATGAGATCTCTGTTATTGACGTGCATATTATTGCTTAGCTCGGGTTGGCTGTCGGCGGCAGAAATGGTCGGCACTGTTATTTTAAGTATGGGGCAGAATTTAGCGGTTGCTACTGATGGTAGTGAGCGAATTTTGAAACGTCAGTCGGAAGTGTATGCTAACGATCTGTTAATAACCGGAGAAAAAGGCCTGTTACAGTTACGTTTCAGTGATGGCTCCAGACTGGCTTTAAAATCTTCTACAGAGTTTCGTATTGCTGAATACAGCTTTGATCCGAAACAATCGGACGAAGGAAAGGCGATCTTTCAGTTGTTAAAGGGGGGAATGCGGACTATCTCAGGCCAGATAGGTAAATCCCACAAAGAAAATTATAGGCTGGAAACTACGGTAGCCACTATTGGTATCCGGGGTACTCATTACGGTGTCGAATACACGGATGACGGTATCTATTGCGAAACTATTGAGGGAGCTATTGAAGTAACGACTAAGAAAAAAAGTATAGTGGTGGGTGCCGGAGAGGGAGCATGGTTGAGTAGTACCGGCAATATTATAAAAGGGGACGCGACCGGACAGACCGGAGGCTATGTGTTAGGTAACCAGCATCAGACTATTCCTGAAGCATCAGCTGAAAAGCTGGATTCGGTTTCAGATGATGCCGACGTTATTCCTGCTGTAGACCCCGAACTGGAAGGGGTTTTACCACCGCTGCCAGCAGTACCTCAGACACCGCAGGTAGTCGCTCCGGATCCAACTGGTAATGCCCGTGTTAGCCCCTTGGGGGCGCTTACTGCTGTTGCTTTTACGGAAAATGATCCAACCAGTGGCCGGCGCGGCGGGAGTGGTTCGGTACTTGTGAATTCCAGTTCGGCTATCAATGTAGATGGTTCAATAGGTACTGGAAGTCTGGTAACGGGTATTCGTTACATTGACCCTACCCCTAATACTACTACCAACGCTTGTTCTCCCTGTGAGTTCACGGGAGGAGGAAATACCGGACTAGTCACCGGGGTAGGAAACTTATCACTAGCAGGTGCTACTTTAAGTTGGGGTCGTTGGAATTATGGTGATTTTAGTCTTACTGAGAACGGTGTAGTACAGAATGTGGAGGGCTCTTTTGACTTTATGTACAGCGACAGCCTGACGACCCAAACTCAGTTAGATGCTTTGGAAACGGCGCGTAGCGGTTCTTATCTATATACCCATAGCGTTGGTTCAACCAATTTAACCTCTCCTCAAATTGATACGGGTGCTACTGGAACTTTGGTAGGGCATAGTGCTGCTGGAGCTCCTGTTGGGAGGCTCTATAGCGGTACTTATGTTGTGATGAACTGGGATACGCTTGTCATTGAAGAAATAAGTATAACCGCTACTGTAAATGATGGCGGTTTACGTAGTTACCTGCTGACTGAAGAGTCTGGTGTTTCGACTGCTTTGAATGATGTGCTTCAGGGAGGAGAATTGAAACTTTCAGGTAGTTGCAGCGGTAGCCAATGTACTGTTGGAGGAAACGATACTGTCATGAGTGGTCAGATGACTTTTGATTTTGTTGGCTCTCAGGCGGACGGGGCTATCACATCTTATAGTGCTTCGGGTGTTAGTCCTGTTCTTGGACAGGATATAACCATTTCGGGAACCGCGTTGCTTGATAGTGCGGGACCAGCCCCCTGATTATTCATTGATTACTGATCAATGGCGTTCAGATCAGGCTGATCACTTCACCATGATTGAGCCTGTCTATCTGATGTTGTGGAAGCAGTTGCTGGCATTGCTGCATAATAATGCCTTCAACACCCGGTTTCAGGTGTGTAATTGCTATGCGTGGATCAATTTGTAGTTGCAGGATTTGCTGTGAAAGCAACGACGGAGTGAGATGACCGCTGAGACGAGCCAGCTCTTCTGACTCGTTAGTAAATGACACATCAATGATCAATAAATCAGGATTACGATCATTCAGAATAGGCCAGAGGGAATCATTGATCCCACTATCTCCTGTAAAAGCAAAACTGTTTTGTCCGTCACTGACCAGATAACCGGTTGTAGGTGTTGGATGCTGGGCGGGTATCACTTCTATTTTTTTCTGTTGAATCAATAGCGTCTCAGAGACGTTCACACTGTGCATCTTAATAATAGGTCGCTCTTCTGGCAACACAGTGTAATCGGGCCAGATCACCCAGTTAAAAATATGCTGTTTGAGTGCGGATATCACTTCGGGTAGCGCGTATATATTGATCGGTGTCGGATTATGATCAAATATTGTCGCCAGCATCAGCGGTAGACCGATGATATGATCCAGGTGAGCATGGGTAATGACGATGTCACGGATATTTAGCATCTGCTCCATCGTCATCAACTCAACACCGGTTCCTGCATCCAGTAGTAGAGAGTCATCTATAAGAAAAGTGGTAGTCTTAAGTCCCTGACCGATACCACCACTACATCCTAATATCTCTATTTTCACATCTGTCTCCGACAGGCTTGAAATAACGTCTTGTTATAAGCCTCTTTAATCGTACTTTTATATCACAGAGGCTAGGCTGCTTATAGCGATTTAGGGGCTTTCGTACTAAAAATGAGAGGTTCGTTGCTCGCTGTTATCTACTGTAAGGATATGATTAGACGGAATAAGATGTTTTACTCTCTCTAGTTACTTTTCCTCAAGACCGCTGTTGCCGGAGCAACATATGAAACAACGAAGAATTCGTACATTACTGGGGTTACTACTGACGGTGATGATGTTGATTCCTGTTATTCAGGATAGCCGGCCGGCCTTGCTGCAGCGTTTTGAGTATGACCTCTATGATATGCGCTTAATACGGTTTCTCAAGCAAGATCAGGACCCTCGAATTGTTATTGTTGATGTAGACGAGAAAAGCCTGGCTGAACAAGGGCGCTGGCCCTGGAACAGGGCAAAACTGGCACTTCTGTTAGATCAGTTGTTTGATCGTTATGGTATTGCAATCGCTGGCTTTGATATGGTGTTTTCAGAGGCCGATAGTAGTGTCGATCTGCTCCAGATAAAAGATTTACTCTTAAATTCAAATAAGTTTCCGGATTTGCTTTCTGTTTTGCAACAGCTCGATCCCGATCAACGCTTAGCTGATGCGATTCGTGACAGGCCCGTGGTATTGGGTTATCTGTTTGATCGAAGTGACTCTGAGTTACTGGTGGGTGATCCGGGTAAAGCCGTTATAACAGCAGCCCCGATACTTGATCTACAGCCCATTCCTGAAGCGAACGGGGTTATTGCCAGTGTCGATGCTTTGCAAAGTCAGCAGCTGCGCAGTGGTTTTTTTGACAATCCGATGGTAGATAGCGACGGTGTTTACCGAAGGGTTCCTTTGCTGCAACGATATCAAAGTGAATATTATCCCTCGTTGGCGTTAGCGATGTGGTTAGCTTTATTTGAAGAGCAGCAGGTGATACCTGAATTTGAGTCTGATATGACGGGGGAACACCAGGCATTGGTGTCGCTCAGTGCTGCAGGTCAATCAATCCCTGTAGATCAGTCAGGGGCTGTGCTGGTACCTTACCGCGGTAGTCAGGGCAGCTTTCCATACGTTTCAGCGACCGATGTTATTACAGGCCGGGTAGATGCAGCGTTGTTAGAAGGAGCGATTGTGCTGATTGGAACCAGCGCGGCAGGGTTGCTGGATCT
The genomic region above belongs to Amphritea japonica ATCC BAA-1530 and contains:
- a CDS encoding 3',5'-cyclic-nucleotide phosphodiesterase — its product is MKIEILGCSGGIGQGLKTTTFLIDDSLLLDAGTGVELMTMEQMLNIRDIVITHAHLDHIIGLPLMLATIFDHNPTPINIYALPEVISALKQHIFNWVIWPDYTVLPEERPIIKMHSVNVSETLLIQQKKIEVIPAQHPTPTTGYLVSDGQNSFAFTGDSGINDSLWPILNDRNPDLLIIDVSFTNESEELARLSGHLTPSLLSQQILQLQIDPRIAITHLKPGVEGIIMQQCQQLLPQHQIDRLNHGEVISLI
- a CDS encoding FecR domain-containing protein yields the protein MRSLLLTCILLLSSGWLSAAEMVGTVILSMGQNLAVATDGSERILKRQSEVYANDLLITGEKGLLQLRFSDGSRLALKSSTEFRIAEYSFDPKQSDEGKAIFQLLKGGMRTISGQIGKSHKENYRLETTVATIGIRGTHYGVEYTDDGIYCETIEGAIEVTTKKKSIVVGAGEGAWLSSTGNIIKGDATGQTGGYVLGNQHQTIPEASAEKLDSVSDDADVIPAVDPELEGVLPPLPAVPQTPQVVAPDPTGNARVSPLGALTAVAFTENDPTSGRRGGSGSVLVNSSSAINVDGSIGTGSLVTGIRYIDPTPNTTTNACSPCEFTGGGNTGLVTGVGNLSLAGATLSWGRWNYGDFSLTENGVVQNVEGSFDFMYSDSLTTQTQLDALETARSGSYLYTHSVGSTNLTSPQIDTGATGTLVGHSAAGAPVGRLYSGTYVVMNWDTLVIEEISITATVNDGGLRSYLLTEESGVSTALNDVLQGGELKLSGSCSGSQCTVGGNDTVMSGQMTFDFVGSQADGAITSYSASGVSPVLGQDITISGTALLDSAGPAP